GCGACTAAGTCATGCCACAAACCACGgctgtttattttcattgacgaTATCGTTTGTCGAAATAGATCGGAGGAAGGAGCCGTGATGATGGCGGGATAAAAATGCTGactttgtgtgatattttcttGAGTGCTCTTACCATTCTTCACTGCTAGTTTACACTCTTAAACCAATACATTGATATCACCTATATCTTTCAGCAGCTTTTCACacgaaatttcaattttaacagaaaaaaaacttcaaCACAATTGCACTTCTCTGATTACTGATATGAATCTCGATCTCTGGGAAAGCAGATCCATAAACTTGTCCGGCATTGAAGGTTTAGCATATGGCTAAATTGTTTAGTCACAGATGTACCTTACAGAAAACAGCCGCTTTTAGAAGGACTTTAATTTCATATGGAGTATGGCTGTTAATGCCTTGGAATAATAATTGTTTCGATACAAGAGAGGTTAAGCAAACAAGTATCTTTTAACCAAAGAGATTTGACTAGCTAGTTAACCGTGAGAAAGTTCAGCCAtcaacaaaaatgaattttttttaattactaACTTTGAGAACTAAGATCCGAGAGTGCAACAACATGTTACTTCTATTCCTTTAAAAGTAAGTAAACGTGATAcatcaaatttgtacatttcttCAATTTTGCGAATTGTTGCATTTTCAATAACACCATAACTCCCCAAATCATCTAAAATCTACTTGTCGTCATCGCTGTGCAGCTCCGGAGCCACCGGTTTTTGCTGATGTGATTTATCACAATACAACGAGTGTATTCGTGTACTGGAATCCCGGATGTACGGATTACGATACCTTCGAAGTGACGTATGTGTGTGAAGATGCTCCATTTGAATCGACAGAGAACGTGACGTATCCAAACATTACACTGTTTGATCTACCATCGAATAGTACATGTTTTATCGACATCGAGACAATTAGCAATGGACTCAGAAGTGAAACCAGCTATCAATTGCAAATCAACACACGTAAGTACACGAGAGTTGTTATTGTGACCTGAAGTTTGGTAAAGACCTGCCACGCAGATTCGTAATTTGTGCCCACATCCGGATAACTGTACACTTGTCCTCCTGTCGCGGTACAGTACCATATACCTTGACAAATTTGCTGCCATAAATTGATAATACAATTTACAGAAACTCTCAAGATTTCGAGAAACCGGCACATCGATAGCAAATaatgtaaaatcaaaacaatggaCGCTTTTCCAACTGAgatgtttcaaattttctgtTATGTATGGGTGTGAAACTACATAAAACGATAGAATATGCGGACAACTTTCATATTTAGAATCGACAACAGTTGTTCCTTGTCTGCCGTATTTGTATAATTGTTAAGCGCAATACTATTCTTCTTCAGCGCCCGATCATTGTGCAAGTTCACCTTGTGGAATTGACGGCACTAATTGTAGAAGTCACATGGACGGATATCTCTGCACTTGTCCATCTGAACCAGGAGAAGGTGATACTTATTTTATCGTTACATTGAGTAAAATCTGATACCGACTTGATAGAATAGAAGATACTTTCATATGTTGATTCAGTACAATATTGGTCACGTAGATGATGTTTTGGATTGGCCGGGTATCGCAAATCACATGGAAAACACAGCACGGATCAATGGCACGATGATGTAATATATTGTCCATATGCTATATTTTGCAATCATAATGTTTGCAATGGGATAAATAAAAATGGCACATTTGGTTATGGTAGAGTGCAGCTACAACAGAAGGTGCCAATTGTGCTGCCAGTGCTCGGTACATGCGAATACGAAGGAGCTCCGTCTAACGTTCATGTAAACAATTCCACATGAACTTCCCATAATACAACAGTTTGGTCCTTCTTTTCCTAATGAATGCTATTTTGTTTCATAGATTTAACGACAGCTGACGAAAACGTGTTCAGTTCTACTGTTCTTTACACTACTCCAGGTATTATTCCTAACTTTTTATGTCATAATCGAAATAGTAATTAGgatttatttattcaatatgagacAAAAGGAAGACACAAACTATAGATCGACGTCAATCACTGTATTAACTGTGTAAGCTTTCGTagtatttttctttattatGTTTGTCGTTTGGACATTTGTATTATGGAATTCCCCGCTCAGTTCACGAGGTTTTACGCCATCGATTTTGCAAGTTTCCTTCCTTCGCTTCCTCTTCACATTTTTAGCAGAAATTGCCTACGTTAAATTGTCTCTAGCGGTAAACATAATGTACAACGATGGTAAGGTATGGGCCTTGAAAGTGCAAGACAAAtgtttgctcaaatttttcttatgaaaatcactcaccaaatcaagaataaaactcaaattgaaaatagccgccatccccatgataactctatggggaatgatacaattttcaaaaaaacctgAGAAGGCGAAATATTCTTacccaagaactttaaaatgagcctccaaaAGTGGTAGGCaagaaaagaatttaaaaaaaattgagccTAAATCTCTTCCCGACgcccattctaccttaaggtagtatgcactcgaaagtaaaagacttaaacttttgctctaactttcctcaaagaatctttcaatcattctctttcaaaatcaagaataaaaatagggcgctacggtgcaaattttggtactagagaaacaaattacccaagatttaccgatattagaaattcaaaatggccgtcatccctgtgtaaactctatggagaaaaataaaaaaattcgaaTTTCGGAAAGctaagccagtgaaagttttctttcaccaagagctttaaaatgaacccccgcaTGTGGTgcatcagaagagaattgtaaaagtttgagagtccgaatatctgtccccgaggtgcgttctaccttaaggtgaaTACTATGACAAACAGATAACTGTTTCCGAAGTACATCCTTTAGCAGTACAGCAGTACAACTTGGTGTGTTTGacatatttgtcaaatttctttgaaaatagtCATATCGATTGTAACATTGTGTTACATACGTCCTCTTTTAGTGGATGTCAAGGATACTATACGTCTTACAAGTGGTTACAAGGTCATACATGTAACCGAAGAGGAACAGATTCGCAatcctgtatttgatgtttcGTCCTtgttgaccgatccaaatgctgCACAGCGATATGATTTGCTACCCAATGCCGCCAGTTCTACTTTTTTATTGGACAATTTATCAGGAAAAGTGAATGCAACAATTGACAAGTTTGACTACGAAGAAAAAGACAGGTATGAACTTGAGATAGACATCGTCGATTTAGAAGGAGCAACACGGGTTCTGTTGATAATTGTTgtggaaaacatcaatgacaacCGTCCTAATTTCACAAACACGCTATACGAAAGTACAATCATGGAGTACGCCCCATTTGGGAGCCTTGTTGCTGTGGTTACCGCAATAGATGGCGACGTTGATGCTAAATTGACATATTATATGTCAAGTCAAGATAACTATCTCACATCCCTATTTTCAATCGGCCAAGACGGGAAAATCGTCACCGAGGGCACAGTGAATCTACGTCGATTAAAGAATGGCGGCTATTTAAACGATGGTAAACTATTAATTCCTGTTTCTGTCACTGACGGATTAACTACGTCGTCGTCCGCAGTCTTCTGACAGGTGGAACCACTGTTTGTCAGAGACGTCGAAAAGAACGAAACCAGTTATGAAGTTGCCATTCCAGAGAATGCTACAGTCGGGGCATTTGTAGCTAATGTTAGTTTATCGGATCCCAAAAACGAGACATACAATTCAAATACAGAATAAGTGTAGGGCGGCCAGATGACTTCGAGTTCACTATCAACGAAACAACGGTGAGGTTCAAGTCTTCTATGACTCTTTCTTATGTTAGCATCCTATTACCAAAGTTAGGAGTTCACGTTGGTACCAACCATACCGACACAAAGCATTGCATAATATACAGTCTCGATGAAACAAACTTCGGGCACTTTATAACTATGAATTGTTCCGAGGGAGGACGAAAACATTTGCACAATCAGTTATATCTTCGTACGGTAATATGATATCGCATAATGAGCCAGAGATTGAATCTATAAAACCATTAAGTAGACGAATAATTCAAGACGTACTCCGGTGTATATCATAAACAAATGatgtgagagaaaaataatTCGTCTTTGTCAATTGTGTCAACACAGGAACTGTCCGAATTGCGTATGCTGTAAATTCATAAGAGAATAGATTGCATTCATCTTTGGTTGATTCTCATATGCGTATATTCAAAGCAATCAAGTCATCAACAAATATTGTAATACAGTGTAAAagcataaattatgattatcaattCTAATGCAATTAATAAAGACTTTGACGACGGTATTAATGTAAAGTTTTCATATCTAGGGAATAATAAGCACAAGGCTACCACTGGACAGAGAGCAACAGGATACATATGACTTTTCAGTAATCGTGCTGGAAAATCAATGTTTGACTGGAATAGAGGTCAGTATAACAGGTTAATTGTTGGGcatgttaattaattattgCACGCCTACTTTATTCTCATTTACCGTACAAAATGTGTTGTGATCATGAAACTCGAGATGGAAATATTAATCAGACAATGAGCTGGAAATAGTAgtgatgatatgatatgatgcgACATTGGCTTCACAATTTCGCTCGTACTCGGTAATTTGCCGATTTAGGAGAATTTATGCaaatgccattttcaaaagaatattgttcTTTTATTCTTCTTCTTTGTAATGGCATGCAATCATTAGGATCCACATGTTCCTCCCCTAACATTTTGGCAGATTCTTCTGGAAATCACAATCGAAGATGTCAACGATGAAATTCCAACATTTGGTGAATTATCATACTCTGCTTCAATAAGAGAAGATGCTGGATCTCTCAGTGACCAGACACAGGTTGTAATTGTGAGTTGTTGACCAATATTCGCATTGAAGGACCGTCCCCTGTTAAGTTCTCAGATGTGAAATGAAAGAATATAAACCGGCATTGAAATATTTCCGCATTTTCCCCACTGTGTCCATGAATACTTTCCTATGGTATTGTAGATCCTGAGATCGAAACGTGTCCTTCTATTTTGGTGATATTACGTGCGTTAAAGActgattttctaaaatttccAATGACATCAACTTTGTTTACAGATTGCATCAATCAAAGCAGTAGACAGGGACGTTGGGTTGAACGCTAAAATTAGGTATTCCATCACAGGAACAGGTAGTGAATCTTTTGCTATTGATCCAAAGAATGGAATGGTGTGGCTACAGCCAAATCCTGACTTGGACTATGAATCCTTAAGGAATATCAGTTGACGGTGGTTGCTCGGGATAGAGACGGCGCTGACCACGGAAACTCAAACAGCGTACCGTTCACTGTGGAGATCACAGATGCTAATGATAACTCACCAGTATTCAGAGATACTGAACAGCTACAAAATTTGACTATTAGCGAGGATTCTCCAATAGCAACTGTATTAACAACAATACAAGCTACAGACGCTGACGAGGGATTCAACAGTGAACTGAGATTTTACATCCATGAAGGGGGTGATGGGAAATTTCGAATTAATTACAATACAGGTGAGCTGTCTTTGCGTTCTGAACTCGACAGAGAAACTAAAGATAAATACATCTTAGGAATAATCGCACGAGACCAGGGATATCCAGCGAGGGAGACTTTAGTCAATGTAAGTGTTACTGTTTTAGATGTGAACGACAACTCGCCTCGCTTTGATCAACAGTTTTACAATGGACGCACTCTGGAAGGACAGATGGGATCTACGATATTAACTGTAATCGCTTCCGATCCTGACTTTGGTGAGAACGCTGAGATAGAATACTCTTTGACTGATCCAAGTAATTTTACCATCGGTAGTGATGGAGTTATATCGGCAACTTTTGCCCTGGATAGGGAGAGAGTTCCCTCATATGATCTTGTAGTCATAGCAACTGATGGCGGAAAACCGTCACGATCGTCCTCCTCGACAGTGAGAATTCTGGTTGACGATGTAAATGATAACGAGCCAAAATTTTCGTCGCAACAATTTGAGACCACGATGCTTCTTCCCTCTGACGGCATCAAAGCTAATAGTCTTGTGACGATCGTGTCTGCAACCGACCTTGACTTCGGCAGCAACGCGGAAATTACATATTCTGTATTAAGCGAAAAGTACATTAGCACGTTTGATATCGGTCGTATCGGCGCCATCACAGTTGACGAAGATTACATGCCAGTTTCTGGTGTTGATGATGAGATACTGAAATTCATATCTCTGCTAAAGATGGCGGATCTCCACCGAAAGAAGACACTGCTATGGTGGTCATTACATTCGAAAAACCATCAcagattttgaatttaacaaaacTAGGTATGAATTTTCGGTTTTGGAAATGAAGAGGGCATCTCTGTCGGTACTGTTGTGGCCTTCAGCAGAAATGAAAACAAGGGTCTTTTCTATGAGCTACCTTATGCGATAGACGAAGTAGTTTTGGAACAACAAACGGTGAGCTAACTTTCCAGAAATGCAGTCTTCTTTCAGTAAACGTGACGAGTCGTAATAGATTACAACCAAAGGGTCTTCATCAGAAGACAAACTTGACTCTTGATAGTAATAATGATGCTGATGACAATGATGGTAATGACGATTGTCGATGATCGATCATCGGATATCTGTAACTGCAATTTACAAATTGAGAGCATAAACATGTACGTTTGTGATCGAATTACAATGAAATGTACGcaacatatgtacatgtgtgtgttctccagtaatttaaatatttcaatatctATTAGACAATTTGCTTGCCAGTTTAGTCCACGTGTATATCGTTGTTACTGTACACGATCAAATTCTTCCAAGTTCTGTTCATGCCATCACTTGGTATGGCCATACATATTACTTTTGTGCAAGATTTAACAGGTAGTGGGTAAACATTTTTCAACTCTACAATGTTGATAAGTTATTGATAATTGCAAATAGCACATAAGAGTGCCATTGCAATAGTATATCTGCGTACTTCTCACCACTATTCAGAATTTGCTCTCAGTGTTTGCCGATCAAAGTTGTGAATAGTTTTACccaaaaataatatatttcagCAATTTACATTTTGTTGGATAAGCCAAAATCATAATTTCGTCGGATGTTTGCAGTGCTAAACGATGGTTGAGGTCAATAGCAGAGAGTTTTTATcgaattgcattttttattactcCAACGGTTCTTTACTTAAGGTCTTGGCGATAAATGTTGATGTAGAGCACATTGGCAGATGAAGTTAAGATATCAAACTTTATCAACAGGGTTctgtaaacatcacgaggccaATCGATAGAGAGGCAACATCCAAATTAACTTTCAACGTTCTGGCTAGAGGCAATAATCTAACTGACGGATTTGCTTTCACGTTGGTAAGTTGGTGTTGCATAATGTATTTTCAAGGGAAGAGGGTCTGATTTGCCAAAACATTTGACTTGAGTTGTTGACCCACAATAACTTAAGCTGAGATTAGATAACAAAGATCAAGATGAGGCATGATGAGATAGGTTACATGTAAAACAAGGCCAGATAAGATAAAACGAGGTAAGGTCTGGTTAGGAAAGATGCATACTGTTTCAAATAATTACGTTTATAACAAACATTTGAATATTCGgacatgtatttgaaaacagCAAATGTGAGTGATCAGTTGAGTCCATAGAAGAAAACAGGTATGTTAGAACAATCAATCAGAATTATATCTTAGCATTGCGAATAGAAAGAATAAGATACTATGATGCTATTATAAACATACCACAAGGGATGCACGAGAAGATTGGTATTGTCTGACGCAAAGCTGAGGATAATGCGCGTCCGAATGCATcttttgcggtattttcgtgataaccttattattatgtATCTTACATTCATCACTGGGGTATCAAATGGGCCAAGTATTGACCCCTTTCGTGTAATGTCAACAATTTGTTTTTTGCTATCTTGTACGCCCCTCTGGATAGCCTGTGCACATGAACAGAACGTGAGATGTTCTAGCAATCGTCAAATGGGTCACTTGAACCCTCTACTTCAAAAGTGAACGCGAGGATGCAGCCGCAGGGGTTGTCCGTTACGGAACAGGAGTTCCTAAGGAATTTGTCAGCGCACGCAAAATATGTTGTTGTCGATGATAGATGTATAATATTAGTTGATATTTAATTGAGGGAATTACGTCTTTCAATCTCGAGGCGCATActgtcttaaaggtatacagtcacctgtaatctaaatatgcccatatatggtcaaaggggcattgcttgcattcaaaatgcccatgtgagggcgctgtttttaaaaagcagccaccctcTTAAAATcgaatctgtgattggttagattttctctttccatggtaactgtggcaaattggaacaggtgacagtatacctttatgGTGAACTAAAATCTTTTCATATACACTTTAACAGCACGCCTAACAATGACTTGGCCAATGTTGTTGAGCATCTTACACCTTACATATGCAGGGTTATAAAGGAAGgacttgtgatattttgcaaTCAGCACTTTCCAAGATACATTGTGAATAAAGAGCATATTTGACATCAACTTGTGGCTCGTTTAGATAAACGGTTACACAACACATACGTCAAAAGAAGTTTAATAGGATAATTCTTCACATTCGCTCTTTCGAATACCACTACAGGTTGAGATAACTATTCAAGATGTGAACGATGAAACCCCTTACTTCACGTACCCACAAGAACCAGTGCTGTGGACTGAACTACTGGAGAATTCTCTCAATTCGtcattttttcaattcaaagctGAAGACAGAGATCAAGAAGGTCCTAACTCACAGATTGAATACAGCATTGCTGAGGGTAATGACGGTATGTACATCTTGAAAGTCAGATCACAtgttgtttacaacataaagtcAGGCAAACTGCAAGATAGAAACGAACTTCAACAAGATTGCATTTCAAGGATTATATGACttaaattgttaaattttagacAACTTCTAAATTATATCTCTTTCGTATTGGTAGTATGATTTCTGCATCACTTCTTCACTATTATTCTGCATTGTTTCGTGGAGTTGGAACTAAGATTTTAGTTAAGGAAGATACTTTATGAATCATGCTGTAATTTGTGTATTACTCTCCCTTACAGATGGTATTTTCCTTATTAATGACTTCACCGGTGATCTTAGTGTCATTAGGGGAGCTGACAGAGAATCTGTGGAATCCTACAACATGATTATCATGGTAAATAAAAATCACGTTGCGCACTTTCAGTTTGGCATTAATCATTTATTTACCACCAGTCTTGATGCATTATTGGTCGAACACAAATTTAGCTTTACCATCCAGCAATGAGCTAGTTCATAAAACGACAGCTTTGTCATAAATTCCGtgaattattgtatttttgaaagcaTCTTTTTCACAGAAACGCTCACACAATCACGTATGCATGCTTGCATCGtgcattgtatgtatgtgtatgtatgtatgtatgtatgtatgtatgtatgtatgtatgtatgtatgtatgtatgtatgtatgtatgtatgtatgtatgtatgtatgtatgtatgtatgtatgtatgtatgtatgtatgtatgtatgtatgtatgtatgtatgtgtgtgtgtgtgtgtgtgtgtgtgtgtgtgttgtgtgtgtgtgtgtgtgtgtgtatgtatgtatgtttgtatgtatgtatgtatgtatgtatgtatgtatgtatgtatgtatgtatgtatgtatgtatgtatttatgtatgtatgtatgtatgtatgtatgtatgtatgtatgtatgtatgtatgtatgtatgtatgtatgtatgtatgtatgtatgtatgtatgtatgtatgtatgtatgtatgtatgtatgtatgtatgtatgtatgtatgtatgtatgtatgtatgtatgtatgtatgtatgtatgtatgtatgtatgtatgtatgtatgtatgtatgtatgtatgtatgtatgtatgtatgtatgtatgtatgtatgtatgtatgtatgtatgtatgtatgtatgtatgtatgtatgtatgtatgtatgtatgtatgtatgtatttagtatgtatgtatgtatgtatgtatgtatgtatgtatgtatgtatgtatgtatgtatgtatgtatgtatgtatgtatgtatgtatgtatgtatgtatgtatgtatgtatgtatgtatgtatgtatgtatgtatgtatatgtatgtatgtatgtatgtatgtatgtatgtatgtatgtatgtatgtatgtatgtatgtatgtatgtatgtatgtatgtatgtatgtatgtatgtatgtatgtatgtatgtatgtatgtatgtatgtatgtatgtatgtatgtatgtatgtatgtatgtatttaagtatgtatgtatgtatgtatgtatgtatgtatgtatgtatgtatgtatgtatgtatgtatgtatgtatgtgtgttgtgtgtgtgttgtgtgtgtgtgtgtgtgtgtgtgtgtgtgtgtgtgtgtgtggtgtgtgcgtgcgtgcgtgcgtgcgtgcgtgcgtgcgtgcgtgcgtgcgtgcgtgggtgtgtgtgtgtgtgtgtgtgtgtgtgtgtgtgtgtgtgtgtgtgtgtgtgtgtgtgtgtgtgtgtgattgaaatatttcacCTACACAACTCTAACACaccattttacatattttcttgaAGGCCAAGGACAAAGGCTTCCCATCCCTCAATGCTACGGTCGCCTTCAACGTTCTAGTGTTGGATGAAAATGACAACGCACCACTTATTACAGCAGAATCAACGATCGtgacattgaatgaaaatacaGGGACGGGGATTGAGGTAAGTACACGCATACATTAGATTTCACTGCATATATTGTACTACACATTGATAAGTGACATTCAGTCTGTTTTAACATGTGTAAATTGTATCATACTTCGCTATTTTATCATAGGTATCATATGTCGCAGCTAATGATGAAGACAAAGGCAAGAATGCCGAAATCACATTTCAGCTTGAAGAGGATTCAAACGGCATGTTTTATGTCAATGGTGAGTACGAATATCAAGAAATGGAATAACACAATTGATGGGTTCTTTGTTACACAGTCATGAGACAGAGACAGGCATTTTCAGCAGGGGACACCCTGTAGTGTATCACATTCGTATTTAATAGATCTTCGGCATTAAACGATAGCGGTTTGCCCATGAAGTGAAGGAATATGTGTTGCGGATGAGTCTGGACTTACACCAGGCGAGAGTTGTTGAATTCCGTCTTTAAAATCTCTATAGTAACTGAAATACCAGTTGCTCTAATTTTGAAGGAGCTCGGTATTAGCAGTTTTGCATTGAGATCAGCTGGTCGATGATCGTTAAGAGTGTTGTCCGCCACAGCGGCTGTATTTAAGAGACATTGAAAAGGGCACAGGGTAATGATTTTTCCGTGATTTTACATATTATGCACATGcgttgaaaatattgaaaaatgttgaacGGCAGTATatctgaaaaatatctttaccaaatatatatatatataaatatatatatatatatatatatatatatatatataaaatagatGTAAACATATAATAGATGTAAACACATGGAATATAACCAATATAGCACAGTTACCAAAGCTAACCCTTTATATGTTTCTTATTTCTCCTTGTCCATctcaatgacatgaaaaatttcTGGATCCATTCAAACTGCACAATCACTCGATCGAGAAACCGAGGACACTCACACAATAAAGGTGGTAGCAGTAGACGGGGAATCCCAGAGAAAACATCGACTCCTGTATTGATTACATTTGTCGTTGAAGACTACAATGACAATGCACCTGAGTTTGTGAATCCCAACTATTATGTGCCATTACCAAAGGATTCTCCACCACAAACCAAGGTGTTGATGGTATCAGCAGTGGATAGAGACATTGGGATTAACGCTATGGTCACATATGACATCATAGGTATGTGAAGCGATATGTGTCATTGTCTGAATAGGATTTAAGCCAAACATAAGATGGCTAATCGCCTAAGTTTTATGCAGTTTCAATCATAAAGACAAACTATCATAATTTTGATCGACTTGTCAAAGTGTGTTATCACGACTATTCAGGCAATATCACCACTACTGTAGTTTCAACAACTTGTTAGAAAAAAGGCATACCTTCTGGAACGATGCGGATATGTCTTAATTTTATTTCGATATTCATTCTATCTTCAAGTTGACGTTTGCACCAGAACATTATATGTCAGCAACGTTTCCAGCGTCAAGAATTTGTCCTTTGCGACCAACACACATATTGATGCAAAATGGCTATTTTATTTCATCATGTGATATCGGAAGTATTGAAAACCTTATTGGTGTTTGAATAGAGAAATCTCTCATACTGGTAATTGTGAATACTCGAATTTGATAATGTACTGTGTTCTTATGGCATGATAAATGGTCTAGCTGGCGGATACATTGTCCTAGTCTGTAACATGTTTGCTAGATGTGAAAGCGCTTAAATCTTGtacatttttattaatttgtatcTTTCAAGGTGGTGGAA
Above is a window of Ptychodera flava strain L36383 chromosome 19, AS_Pfla_20210202, whole genome shotgun sequence DNA encoding:
- the LOC139118180 gene encoding protocadherin-11 X-linked-like; the protein is MYSLSVVVIYDDLISNTLKLNFSELFITLELVAITTTTITIRWFLTNETYWWRFEEYLVIDLISSEIATSRRYERYTHYETTFDGLRPGTSYTVTVSAIHRYWAVSFNTSDSLLVNLAPEPPVFADVIYHNTTSVFVYWNPGCTDYDTFEVTYVCEDAPFESTENVTYPNITLFDLPSNSTCFIDIETISNGLRSETSYQLQINTLDVKDTIRLTSGYKVIHVTEEEQIRNPVFDVSSLLTDPNAAQRYDLLPNAASSTFLLDNLSGKVNATIDKFDYEEKDRYELEIDIVDLEGATRVLLIIVVENINDNRPNFTNTLYESTIMEYAPFGSLVAVVTAIDGDVDAKLTYYMSSQDNYLTSLFSIGQDGKIVTEGTVNLRRLKNGGYLNDGTVRIAYAILLEITIEDVNDEIPTFGELSYSASIREDAGSLSDQTQVVIEYQLTVVARDRDGADHGNSNSVPFTVEITDANDNSPVFRDTEQLQNLTISEDSPIATVLTTIQATDADEGFNSELRFYIHEGGDGKFRINYNTGELSLRSELDRETKDKYILGIIARDQGYPARETLVNVSVTVLDVNDNSPRFDQQFYNGRTLEGQMGSTILTVIASDPDFGENAEIEYSLTDPSNFTIGSDGVISATFALDRERVPSYDLVVIATDGGKPSRSSSSTVRILVDDVNDNEPKFSSQQFETTMLLPSDGIKANSLVTIVSATDLDFGSNAEITYSVLSEKYISTFDIGRIGAITVDEDYMPVSGVDDEILKFISLLKMADLHRKKTLLWWSLHSKNHHRF